In Methanosphaera sp. ISO3-F5, a genomic segment contains:
- the cobK gene encoding precorrin-6A reductase, which translates to MRYIVMSGTSDATKVIEFLSQDANNYILATTVTDYGGKIAESAGASEVISHALKEEDFIEVIKEKQINTLIDATHPFAAVATETAIESCEKSGIRYIRYERASTILPESDLIHYVDSFPEGANKAKELLGTEKKLMHLAGVLNLHTITETLKPEQVVPRVLPNNFSISKTQETGVPASNIIAMQGTYSKEFNMAIMKEYDISAIITKESGESGGTENKISAALELGIPVIIITRPKVEKLDKHTMVRSIEELSEII; encoded by the coding sequence ATGAGATATATTGTGATGTCTGGTACATCTGATGCAACAAAAGTTATAGAATTTTTAAGTCAAGACGCAAATAATTACATTTTAGCTACAACAGTCACAGACTATGGTGGAAAAATAGCAGAATCTGCAGGTGCAAGTGAAGTTATATCACATGCATTGAAAGAGGAAGATTTCATAGAAGTCATTAAAGAAAAACAAATAAACACACTAATTGATGCAACACACCCATTCGCAGCAGTAGCAACAGAAACAGCCATAGAAAGCTGTGAAAAAAGTGGAATCCGATACATAAGATACGAAAGAGCATCAACAATACTACCAGAATCAGACCTAATACACTACGTAGACTCATTCCCAGAAGGAGCAAACAAAGCCAAAGAACTACTAGGCACAGAAAAGAAACTAATGCACCTAGCAGGAGTACTGAACCTACATACAATCACAGAAACACTAAAACCAGAACAAGTAGTGCCAAGAGTACTACCAAACAATTTCAGCATATCAAAAACACAGGAAACAGGCGTACCCGCAAGCAATATCATTGCAATGCAAGGAACATATTCCAAAGAATTCAATATGGCAATCATGAAAGAATACGATATTAGTGCAATAATCACCAAAGAAAGCGGAGAAAGTGGCGGTACAGAAAACAAAATAAGTGCAGCACTAGAATTAGGCATCCCCGTAATAATAATTACAAGACCAAAAGTAGAAAAACTAGATAAACATACAATGGTACGTTCTATCGAAGAACTATCAGAAATAATATAG
- a CDS encoding AbrB/MazE/SpoVT family DNA-binding domain-containing protein, producing MIETKIQEEYQIKIPKEIYNTLNIKTDDKLIWNIKEDEIIIKIKNEKKLKNKQISFIDDEEIESIIIEK from the coding sequence ATGATAGAAACAAAAATACAAGAAGAATACCAAATAAAAATACCAAAAGAGATATACAACACCCTAAACATAAAAACAGACGATAAACTAATTTGGAACATAAAAGAAGATGAAATAATAATAAAAATAAAAAACGAAAAAAAATTAAAGAATAAACAAATATCCTTCATAGACGACGAAGAAATAGAATCAATAATAATAGAAAAATGA